The nucleotide window TTACCATTTTCGCAAAACCAAAAAAGGGGAATGACATGCATTCGAAACTGATCGCTTCCGCCGCCCTGCTGGGCCTGATGATGACGACGTCGGTCTTGGCCCAGGAGGCGGCCGTCGCAAAGCAGACCGTCAACGACGCTCTTCGCGCCCGCCTGCCGGAGAAGATCCGCACGGACGGCAAGATGATCTCCGTCAACAACGGTTCCTTTCCTCCCTATGAGATCGTCACCGGCACGAAACTGACAGGCGCCAGCGCCGATCTTACCGATGCGATCGGCCAGATGCTCGGCGTCGAGATCGAGCACGAAACCGTCAGCGGGTTGAGCGCGTTGCTCGCCGGCATCAATTCCGGCCGATACCAGTTCGCCTTCGGCCCGATCGGTGATTTCAAAACCCGTGAAGAGGCCAATGATTTCGTCGACTGGGTGCAGGAATACGTGGTCTTCTCCGTCCAAAAGGGTAATCCGAAGGCCATCAGTTCGCTCGACAGCGCCTGCGGCAATCGCATTGCCGTCATGGCCGGCGGCTCCGCCGAAAAGGTAATCCAGGCCCAGGTGGAAAAGTGCAAGGCG belongs to Rhizobium indicum and includes:
- a CDS encoding ABC transporter substrate-binding protein, producing MHSKLIASAALLGLMMTTSVLAQEAAVAKQTVNDALRARLPEKIRTDGKMISVNNGSFPPYEIVTGTKLTGASADLTDAIGQMLGVEIEHETVSGLSALLAGINSGRYQFAFGPIGDFKTREEANDFVDWVQEYVVFSVQKGNPKAISSLDSACGNRIAVMAGGSAEKVIQAQVEKCKAAGKPAPEVQSYTDQPSSILAVRSKRADAFFSSQAPLTYFVSQANGQLELSGVGQKNGFEDLYQGAVVPKGSPLGPVLLDSIKALMDNGAYAAIMKKWGLENNMIKQPGLNLGGALPK